Proteins co-encoded in one Phycisphaeraceae bacterium genomic window:
- a CDS encoding N-acetylmuramic acid 6-phosphate etherase codes for MTAAAPNRYCKGMHPTPPDRGKVATESPNPATGGLGDMDIADCVAALMAVDAEIIAAMAAARPALTALIERAAPGFAAGGRVITVGAGTSGRLAVLDAAELGPTFCLEPGRFIALIAGGDAALRTSSEGREDDPAEFAPALGALNLGPHDTVIGLSAGGTTPCVLGALTLARAAGAGTGLIACSPTAAANAADLVVIIPTGPEAIAGSTRLKAGTATKMALNLISTALMIADGRVHENLMVDVRPANAKLIDRAARIITRLTGAERDAALALLERAGGSVKVAVLMHERALERAEAEAALAAARGRLHAALTSTAAIAPAPRTGSL; via the coding sequence GTGACGGCCGCCGCGCCGAATCGCTATTGTAAAGGGATGCATCCCACGCCGCCTGACCGGGGAAAGGTCGCGACGGAATCCCCCAATCCCGCTACCGGGGGGCTGGGGGACATGGATATCGCCGACTGCGTGGCAGCCCTGATGGCCGTCGATGCCGAGATCATCGCTGCGATGGCCGCCGCCCGGCCCGCCCTGACCGCACTGATCGAGCGGGCCGCGCCCGGTTTCGCCGCGGGAGGGAGGGTGATTACCGTAGGGGCGGGGACCAGCGGCCGCCTGGCGGTCCTCGACGCTGCCGAACTGGGGCCCACGTTCTGCCTCGAGCCCGGGCGGTTCATCGCCCTGATCGCCGGGGGCGACGCGGCTCTGCGCACCAGCAGCGAGGGACGCGAAGACGACCCGGCCGAGTTTGCCCCCGCCCTGGGGGCGCTGAACCTGGGTCCGCACGACACCGTCATCGGCCTCAGCGCGGGCGGGACCACGCCTTGCGTGCTCGGGGCGCTCACGCTCGCGCGAGCGGCCGGCGCGGGCACGGGGCTGATCGCGTGCAGCCCGACCGCGGCTGCCAACGCCGCCGACCTGGTCGTCATCATCCCCACCGGCCCCGAAGCCATCGCAGGCTCGACGCGCCTCAAGGCGGGCACCGCGACCAAGATGGCGCTCAACCTCATCAGCACCGCGCTGATGATCGCCGACGGCCGGGTGCATGAGAACCTCATGGTCGATGTCCGTCCCGCCAACGCCAAACTCATCGACCGGGCCGCGCGCATCATCACCCGACTCACGGGCGCTGAGCGCGACGCGGCGCTGGCGCTGCTCGAGCGCGCGGGCGGGAGCGTCAAGGTCGCGGTGCTCATGCACGAGCGGGCGCTCGAGCGCGCCGAGGCCGAGGCCGCGCTGGCCGCCGCCCGCGGCAGGCTGCACGCAGCTCTGACCAGCACGGCCGCGATCGCGCCAGCGCCCCGCACCGGGTCGCTATGA
- a CDS encoding DUF5076 domain-containing protein, whose translation MKELPIPPEATADPYARELVRVWAAEGCQHVSLAGGLWSDPAAWGLLLVDLARHVASHYEHKEGRNPSEVLNRIREAFDAEWESPTD comes from the coding sequence ATGAAAGAACTTCCTATTCCACCAGAAGCAACGGCGGACCCATATGCAAGAGAACTTGTTCGCGTGTGGGCTGCTGAAGGTTGTCAGCATGTCTCATTGGCCGGCGGGCTTTGGTCTGACCCTGCTGCTTGGGGCTTGCTCCTTGTGGATCTCGCAAGGCATGTGGCTTCTCATTACGAACATAAGGAAGGACGAAATCCATCTGAAGTACTAAATCGTATCAGAGAAGCCTTTGATGCTGAATGGGAGTCTCCGACTGACTAA
- a CDS encoding NAD(P)H-hydrate dehydratase → MERISSLPLLPPRPATGHKGTFGTVLIVGGSAGDVRMIGAPALAACGAARAGAGLVQILAPAPIIDAVIGAALFAIGVAVPVASGDLMDPQAAVLSFDRNAATASSIVIGPGLGAGPAVSTLALRAITQDAVPVVIDADAINELATHPEIWKDLRAPAVLTPHPGEFVRLERAVKSNSNGSIPATDDEREERCAALAQRLGAVVVLKGAGTIVSDGTRVWRCDAGHPCLATGGTGDVLAGVIGGLIAATGSPCDCFILAAIAVMAHARAGETWARTRGASAGMLATELAELIPAELECLRQA, encoded by the coding sequence ATGGAGCGCATCTCATCACTCCCGTTGCTGCCGCCGAGGCCTGCGACGGGCCACAAGGGAACCTTCGGCACAGTCCTGATCGTCGGCGGATCGGCGGGCGATGTGCGCATGATCGGTGCGCCGGCTCTCGCAGCCTGTGGTGCGGCCCGTGCGGGCGCTGGGCTTGTACAGATACTTGCTCCTGCACCGATCATTGATGCCGTCATCGGGGCTGCGCTCTTTGCGATCGGCGTTGCGGTTCCGGTTGCGTCGGGTGACCTGATGGATCCACAGGCGGCTGTGCTTTCATTCGATCGCAATGCTGCAACCGCATCATCGATTGTGATCGGCCCGGGCCTTGGTGCGGGTCCGGCTGTCTCGACGCTGGCGCTGCGCGCGATCACTCAGGATGCTGTGCCGGTGGTCATTGACGCCGATGCGATCAATGAACTGGCAACACATCCGGAGATCTGGAAGGACCTTCGCGCCCCGGCTGTGCTCACGCCTCACCCCGGTGAGTTCGTTCGTCTCGAACGAGCGGTTAAGTCGAACAGCAACGGATCAATTCCCGCGACCGATGACGAGCGCGAAGAGCGCTGCGCCGCGCTGGCACAACGTCTCGGGGCTGTGGTTGTGCTCAAGGGGGCGGGAACGATCGTCAGCGACGGGACCCGCGTATGGCGATGCGACGCGGGGCACCCATGTCTGGCTACGGGCGGCACGGGCGATGTGCTCGCGGGTGTCATCGGCGGATTGATCGCTGCTACGGGCAGCCCATGCGATTGCTTTATACTCGCAGCAATCGCAGTCATGGCGCACGCCCGGGCTGGCGAGACATGGGCACGCACGCGCGGGGCATCGGCGGGGATGCTTGCCACCGAACTTGCGGAGCTGATCCCGGCTGAACTCGAATGTCTGCGTCAGGCCTGA
- a CDS encoding MFS transporter: MTTPPTRRYLGFSTADAFLFAIMVGCGEAYFGAFGLAVGMSEIQVGLLASVPLLMGAAIQLMSPTMVRLLDSHKKWVIICTALQSIAFVPMIVMAAMGKGSAFFVFAAAAMYWGANLATGPAWNTWIGTVVPRPIRSRYFASRGRVAQVGIVLGLVATGLLIRQSETERSPAIFLVPFIIAMIARFACMWLHGAIAEPRPIPQTEQRLPIRELVFGKFSASGGRLLLYMLCVQVCVQISGPYFTPFMLGQLEFSYTTFTLILIASFVGKIIALPFLGRIAKVIGERALLWMGGIAIIPLAAVWAVTDHPVALIGLQFAAGFAWACYELATTLMLFESIPAAKRTAMLTLYNFLNAVCVVVGAMIGAAILKTLGSDREAYLMLFIISSIVRVLTLPLLTWIHVPAFVPRLLPLRTLSVRPNAGSAERPVLAADDDAPGPEVEEEEVKSGAS; this comes from the coding sequence ATGACCACTCCGCCCACCCGCCGATACCTCGGTTTCTCGACCGCCGACGCCTTCCTCTTCGCGATCATGGTCGGCTGCGGGGAGGCGTACTTCGGGGCGTTCGGGCTGGCGGTGGGCATGAGCGAGATTCAGGTGGGCTTGCTGGCGTCGGTGCCGCTGCTGATGGGAGCGGCCATTCAACTCATGAGCCCGACGATGGTGCGGCTGCTCGACTCGCACAAGAAGTGGGTCATCATCTGCACCGCGCTGCAGTCGATCGCGTTCGTGCCGATGATCGTGATGGCGGCGATGGGCAAGGGGTCGGCGTTTTTCGTGTTTGCAGCGGCGGCGATGTACTGGGGGGCCAACCTGGCGACGGGCCCGGCGTGGAACACATGGATCGGCACCGTCGTGCCGCGCCCGATCCGCTCGCGCTATTTCGCGTCGCGCGGGCGCGTGGCGCAGGTGGGCATCGTGCTGGGGCTGGTCGCGACCGGGCTGCTGATCCGTCAGAGCGAGACCGAGCGCAGCCCCGCGATCTTTCTCGTGCCGTTCATCATCGCCATGATCGCGCGCTTCGCGTGCATGTGGCTGCACGGGGCGATCGCCGAGCCGAGGCCCATCCCGCAGACCGAGCAGCGCCTGCCGATCCGCGAGCTGGTCTTCGGCAAGTTTTCGGCCTCGGGCGGGCGGCTGCTGCTGTACATGCTCTGCGTGCAGGTGTGCGTGCAGATCTCGGGGCCGTACTTCACGCCATTCATGCTCGGACAGCTCGAGTTCAGTTACACGACCTTCACGTTGATTCTCATCGCGTCGTTCGTGGGCAAGATCATCGCGCTGCCGTTCCTCGGGCGCATCGCCAAGGTCATCGGCGAGCGTGCGCTGCTGTGGATGGGGGGCATCGCGATCATCCCGCTGGCGGCGGTGTGGGCGGTGACGGACCATCCGGTGGCGCTCATCGGGCTGCAGTTCGCCGCGGGCTTTGCGTGGGCGTGCTACGAACTGGCGACGACGCTGATGCTCTTTGAGTCGATCCCCGCGGCCAAGCGTACGGCGATGCTGACGCTGTACAACTTTCTCAACGCGGTGTGCGTGGTCGTCGGGGCGATGATCGGGGCGGCGATTCTCAAGACGCTGGGCAGCGACCGCGAGGCGTACCTGATGCTGTTCATCATCAGTTCGATCGTGCGCGTGCTGACGCTGCCGCTGCTGACGTGGATCCATGTGCCCGCGTTCGTGCCGAGGCTGCTGCCGTTGCGGACCTTGAGCGTGCGGCCCAACGCGGGCTCGGCCGAGAGGCCGGTGCTGGCCGCCGATGACGACGCGCCGGGCCCGGAAGTAGAAGAGGAAGAGGTCAAGAGCGGGGCGTCGTAA
- a CDS encoding YqaE/Pmp3 family membrane protein, which produces MSDITTNKLLMVIIAILLPPLAVGLVKGIGLALIVNIILCFLFYIPGLIHALIVVLK; this is translated from the coding sequence ATGAGCGACATCACAACCAACAAGCTGCTTATGGTTATCATCGCGATTCTGCTCCCGCCTCTGGCGGTGGGGCTGGTCAAAGGCATCGGCCTGGCGCTGATTGTGAACATCATTCTGTGTTTCCTGTTCTACATCCCAGGTCTCATCCACGCGCTGATCGTTGTGCTCAAGTAG
- a CDS encoding thioredoxin family protein: protein MHSPITLSALSRPLRAALGLLVAMLALSLPAAPANSQPGFDPFGAAYGPVVEVEIVSAAPAARPGEPFALAVILDHIPGWHSHTHRPPPIPSFTAVATELAGLKGTGAAVGPIQWPASKTIKVDFTGDGPMDYPVYEGRAAIYVPLMPEAGASEIRLTFQLIYQACDDRLCEAPVFDDREIVIPIADQSDADAAAAPTWTGDFAAFDRTVFERSWEGANQPDARETAAGGSTFFGLTVPRGLIALVLLAIVGGFVLNLTPCVLPVIPLKVMALSKHAATPAKALSLGAAMAAGVVAFWIGVGLPVALFREAFGDPSALFGIWWVTLGIGLVIAAMGLGIMGLFEIRLPQAAYRVNASADSFGGSFVFGIMTAVLGLPCFGFVAGALLVGLATMPAFDIIAIFAGIGVGMAAPYLVLAARPQWVAKIPRTGPASTLVKQVMGLLLLAAAAYFAGAGVMALVKADPVRAASLPVAAKVASWWVIALLAAGAGLWLAVRTFAITKKPANRAAFSLVGLVIAATSVQFALGRTHKAMDDIWIPYSPENLAAARARGEVVVLDFTADWCLNCQVLKATVLDRQPVKGELAGSGVVPMIADLTSRNAPGWARLESLGQTGIPLLVIDGPGLASPWQANAYTPAQVMEAIAAARGR from the coding sequence ATGCACAGCCCGATCACGCTCTCTGCCCTGTCTCGCCCGCTGCGCGCTGCGCTGGGGTTGCTGGTGGCCATGTTGGCCCTGAGCCTCCCTGCCGCGCCAGCGAATTCCCAGCCCGGGTTCGACCCCTTCGGCGCCGCCTATGGCCCCGTCGTCGAAGTCGAAATTGTCTCCGCCGCCCCGGCCGCACGCCCCGGCGAGCCCTTCGCCCTGGCCGTCATCCTCGACCACATCCCCGGCTGGCACAGCCACACCCACCGCCCGCCGCCCATCCCCAGCTTCACCGCCGTCGCCACCGAACTGGCCGGTCTGAAAGGAACCGGCGCCGCCGTCGGCCCGATCCAGTGGCCGGCCAGCAAGACCATCAAGGTCGATTTCACCGGTGACGGACCGATGGATTACCCCGTCTACGAGGGCCGCGCGGCGATCTATGTGCCGCTCATGCCCGAAGCGGGGGCGAGCGAAATCCGTCTGACCTTCCAACTGATCTACCAGGCGTGCGATGATCGCCTGTGCGAGGCCCCCGTGTTCGATGACCGGGAGATTGTCATTCCTATCGCGGACCAAAGCGATGCAGACGCTGCGGCAGCGCCAACATGGACCGGCGATTTCGCTGCCTTCGATCGCACCGTCTTCGAGCGCTCGTGGGAAGGAGCCAACCAGCCCGACGCGCGCGAAACCGCCGCGGGCGGCTCGACCTTCTTCGGCTTGACCGTGCCCCGCGGGCTGATCGCGCTGGTGCTGCTGGCGATCGTCGGGGGCTTTGTACTCAACCTGACGCCCTGCGTCCTGCCCGTCATCCCGCTCAAGGTCATGGCGTTGTCCAAACACGCCGCCACGCCCGCCAAAGCCCTGTCGCTCGGGGCCGCGATGGCAGCCGGGGTCGTCGCGTTCTGGATCGGCGTGGGCCTGCCCGTCGCGCTGTTTCGCGAGGCGTTCGGCGACCCGTCGGCCCTCTTTGGCATCTGGTGGGTCACGCTGGGCATCGGGCTGGTCATCGCGGCGATGGGGCTGGGCATCATGGGCCTCTTTGAGATCCGCCTGCCCCAAGCCGCCTACCGCGTAAATGCGTCGGCCGATTCGTTCGGCGGCTCGTTCGTTTTCGGGATCATGACCGCCGTGCTCGGGTTGCCCTGTTTCGGGTTCGTGGCCGGGGCGCTGCTGGTCGGGCTGGCGACCATGCCCGCCTTTGACATCATCGCGATCTTCGCGGGGATCGGCGTGGGCATGGCGGCTCCCTATCTCGTGCTCGCGGCTCGGCCGCAGTGGGTCGCCAAGATCCCGAGAACCGGTCCGGCCAGCACCCTCGTCAAGCAGGTCATGGGCCTGCTGCTGCTGGCCGCCGCGGCCTACTTCGCGGGCGCGGGCGTCATGGCCCTGGTCAAGGCCGACCCGGTGCGGGCTGCGTCTCTGCCGGTCGCGGCCAAGGTCGCCTCGTGGTGGGTCATCGCGCTCCTGGCCGCGGGCGCCGGGCTCTGGCTGGCGGTGCGGACGTTCGCCATCACGAAAAAACCCGCCAACCGCGCGGCGTTCTCGCTTGTCGGGCTCGTCATCGCGGCCACCAGCGTGCAGTTCGCCCTCGGCCGCACGCACAAGGCCATGGACGACATCTGGATCCCGTACAGCCCCGAGAACCTCGCGGCGGCGCGAGCGCGCGGCGAAGTCGTCGTGCTCGATTTCACCGCCGACTGGTGCCTCAACTGCCAGGTGCTCAAGGCCACCGTCCTCGACCGCCAGCCCGTCAAGGGCGAACTGGCGGGCAGCGGCGTCGTGCCCATGATTGCCGACCTCACCAGCCGCAACGCCCCCGGCTGGGCCCGGCTCGAAAGCCTCGGCCAGACCGGCATCCCGCTGCTGGTCATCGACGGCCCGGGCCTCGCTTCGCCCTGGCAGGCCAACGCCTACACCCCCGCCCAGGTCATGGAGGCCATCGCCGCCGCACGAGGGCGCTGA
- the thrS gene encoding threonine--tRNA ligase produces MPRITLPDGSVREFAAPVTARAVAEAIGKRLAADAVGAEVDGTVVDLSAVIADDARVAIITPSTRDGKADPRALMLLRHSTAHVMAEAIQRLVPEAMLVYGPPLETGFYYDIAFPEGRPLREGDFEAIEAEMGKIVAEDRAFTRYEVTHDAGMTKLKSEGSKYKIDNALRAHEAGSPTLTFYATGEPGRNWEDLCRGPHIPSTGRIGAFKITSLASSYWHGDENSDRLTRVYGTAFFSAKDLDEHVTRLDEAKKRDHRVIGRALRLFHIDDMVGQGLILWTPAGGVVRDELQRFISDELKKQGYHQVFTPHIGKLDLYRTSGHFPYYADSQFPPLVERDEMDSLIAEGCSCADLANRMKTGNIEGFMLKPMNCPHHIRIFASQPHSYRDLPVRLAEFGTVYRWEQSGELNGLTRVRGFTQDDAHLFCTEDQVGAEVTGCLELVKVIFKTLGMTDYRVRVGLRDPDSGKYVGKAEVWDKAERACREAAASLGVPFSEEPGEAAFYGPKIDFVVKDVIGREWQLGTVQVDYNLPERFDLSYIGPDNRPHRPVMIHRAPFGSMERFCGVLIEHFAGAFPTWLAPEQVRVLPISEKSAAYGQRVTAALRARGVRASIDDGNERVQAKIKHGSEMKIPYLLVVGPRDEENATVSVRALGIEKDLGAMGLEAFVEAIGEEIAGRGESTVRERLQ; encoded by the coding sequence ATGCCCCGCATTACTCTGCCCGATGGTTCCGTTCGTGAGTTCGCCGCGCCCGTGACGGCGCGGGCCGTGGCCGAGGCCATCGGCAAGCGCCTGGCCGCCGACGCTGTCGGAGCCGAAGTCGATGGAACCGTCGTCGATCTGTCCGCCGTCATCGCCGATGATGCGCGCGTCGCCATCATCACGCCGAGCACGCGCGACGGCAAGGCCGACCCCCGCGCCCTCATGCTGCTGCGCCACTCGACCGCCCACGTCATGGCCGAAGCCATCCAGAGGCTCGTGCCCGAAGCCATGCTCGTCTACGGCCCGCCGCTCGAGACCGGGTTCTACTACGACATCGCCTTCCCCGAAGGCCGGCCCCTGCGCGAAGGCGACTTCGAGGCGATCGAAGCCGAGATGGGCAAGATCGTCGCCGAGGACCGCGCGTTCACCCGCTACGAGGTGACGCATGACGCGGGCATGACCAAACTCAAGAGCGAGGGAAGCAAGTACAAGATCGACAACGCCCTTCGTGCCCACGAGGCGGGCAGCCCGACGCTGACGTTCTACGCCACCGGCGAACCGGGCAGGAACTGGGAAGACCTGTGCCGCGGCCCGCACATCCCCTCGACCGGACGCATCGGGGCGTTCAAGATCACAAGCCTGGCGTCGAGCTACTGGCACGGCGACGAGAACAGCGACCGCCTCACGCGGGTCTATGGCACCGCGTTCTTTTCCGCAAAGGACCTCGATGAGCACGTCACACGTCTCGATGAGGCCAAGAAGCGCGACCACCGGGTCATCGGCCGCGCCCTGCGGCTGTTTCATATCGACGACATGGTCGGGCAGGGCCTGATCCTGTGGACCCCGGCCGGGGGCGTGGTGCGTGATGAGTTGCAACGGTTCATCTCGGACGAACTCAAGAAGCAAGGCTACCACCAGGTGTTCACGCCGCACATCGGCAAGCTCGATCTGTACCGCACGAGCGGGCACTTTCCGTACTACGCCGACAGCCAGTTCCCGCCGCTGGTCGAACGCGACGAGATGGACAGCCTCATCGCCGAAGGCTGCTCGTGCGCGGACCTGGCCAACCGCATGAAGACCGGCAACATCGAAGGCTTCATGCTCAAGCCGATGAACTGCCCCCACCACATCCGCATCTTCGCCAGCCAGCCGCACTCATACCGCGACCTGCCGGTGCGCCTGGCCGAGTTCGGGACGGTGTACCGCTGGGAGCAGAGCGGCGAACTCAACGGGCTGACGCGGGTGCGCGGCTTCACGCAGGATGACGCCCACCTTTTTTGCACCGAAGACCAGGTGGGGGCCGAAGTGACCGGCTGCCTCGAACTGGTCAAGGTGATCTTCAAAACGCTGGGCATGACGGATTACCGCGTGCGCGTGGGGCTGCGCGACCCCGACAGCGGCAAGTACGTCGGCAAGGCCGAGGTATGGGACAAGGCCGAACGCGCGTGTCGCGAGGCCGCGGCCTCGCTGGGCGTGCCCTTCAGCGAGGAACCGGGAGAGGCGGCGTTTTACGGCCCCAAGATCGACTTCGTCGTCAAGGACGTGATCGGGCGCGAGTGGCAGCTGGGCACGGTGCAGGTCGATTACAACCTGCCCGAACGCTTCGACCTTTCGTACATCGGGCCCGACAACCGGCCCCACCGGCCCGTCATGATCCATCGCGCGCCGTTCGGGTCGATGGAACGCTTCTGCGGCGTGCTCATCGAACACTTCGCCGGGGCCTTCCCGACGTGGCTCGCACCCGAACAGGTCCGCGTGCTGCCCATCAGCGAGAAGAGCGCGGCGTATGGCCAGCGCGTGACGGCGGCGCTGCGGGCGCGCGGCGTGCGCGCCAGCATCGATGACGGCAACGAGCGCGTGCAGGCCAAGATCAAGCACGGCTCGGAGATGAAGATCCCGTACCTGCTGGTCGTCGGACCACGCGATGAAGAGAACGCGACGGTGAGCGTGCGCGCGCTGGGCATCGAGAAGGATCTGGGAGCCATGGGGCTCGAAGCGTTCGTCGAGGCGATTGGAGAGGAGATCGCGGGGCGGGGAGAGAGCACGGTACGGGAGCGACTCCAATGA
- a CDS encoding S8 family serine peptidase, whose protein sequence is MSKTRNRTVAIALAAVAGLAFSSHAQVQWRSSPDGILAVQTPATVQQSLATLAARENQKRVVIEFSRALSQSERERMATAGVNVLAPIGGGAYFASLGGANFDAARAITLSGIARVRAIDTNWKLHELFTTGQRTEWAEVGGTPENPVVGVYVQFHQDAMLDLAAEKLIEQFGGTVRDLMVSANAYVVEMPRDKVEALAAMDAIQWIEPALPQMSELALKRNNENRALTAVDTVQSVYGLDGTGVKALIYDGGRARLTHSFYAGRITSIDSASIISHATHVAATVGGSGAVGTGNHRGMAPNATLFTAGFQTDGSGTFLYTNPGDIELDYGNAINNHGVVLMNNSIGTNTETNGFPCSIQGDYGITDVVIDSIARGSIGPAPIIVWAAGNERQGTRCNVEGYGSYYSSAPPAGAKNHLCIGAVNANNDSMTSFSSWGPTDDGRLKPDFVAPGCQSNGDGGVTSASSSSDTATSVSCGTSMASPTACGIVALMLQDYRIQFPGRNDPLSSTVKALLAHTAVDLGNPGPDYQFGYGSIRATSAIDHMRLDSHQEVDIENGEVRSFFFTVNPGETSVKVTAAWPDVPAAANATVALINDVDIRLVSPSGVVFQPWTLNPLNPSAAAVRTTPNRRDNIEQVLVDNPEPGQWRCEVVGHSIPSGPQVVSLVGPGGMMERGVRILVSTVPSLVDPGTTLTADVTILVVEDALVPNSAMLHARNSGGSFISTPLSSLGGNAYSGQLPMALCENPMEFFVTAEGVTAGIVSAPAGGENNPFSVTAGNFNVAFADNFNTNLGWTVTNSGGLTDGAWERAIPVTGDAWASPTSDYDGSGWCYVTANRNGNSDVDNGSTTLTSPVFDATGGDAYLSYARWFHNTYGANPGIDVFVVEISNNDGASWQNLETVGPTGSQSSGGWFHVSHRVADVITPTSTMRVRFVASDLGPQAYVEAAVDAFAITSFDCENPISKCDVDLTGDGMLDFFDVQAFLALFAAEDPAADFNNDGEFNFFDVQGFLAAFSKGCP, encoded by the coding sequence ATGTCGAAGACTCGGAATCGAACAGTGGCGATCGCGCTGGCAGCCGTCGCCGGATTGGCTTTTTCATCTCACGCGCAGGTGCAGTGGCGTTCATCACCCGACGGGATCCTTGCCGTCCAGACCCCCGCCACGGTTCAGCAGTCGCTGGCCACGCTGGCGGCGCGCGAGAACCAGAAACGCGTGGTCATCGAGTTTTCGCGGGCGCTCTCGCAGAGCGAACGCGAACGGATGGCGACGGCGGGGGTGAACGTGCTCGCGCCGATCGGAGGCGGAGCGTACTTCGCCTCGCTGGGGGGCGCGAACTTCGACGCGGCACGCGCGATCACCCTGAGCGGCATCGCGCGAGTGCGCGCGATCGACACGAACTGGAAACTGCACGAACTGTTCACCACCGGCCAGCGCACAGAGTGGGCGGAAGTCGGAGGCACGCCGGAGAACCCGGTCGTCGGCGTGTATGTGCAGTTCCATCAGGACGCAATGCTCGATCTGGCAGCGGAAAAACTTATCGAGCAGTTCGGCGGGACCGTACGCGACTTGATGGTCAGCGCCAATGCCTATGTCGTCGAGATGCCGCGCGACAAGGTCGAGGCGCTGGCAGCGATGGACGCGATCCAATGGATCGAACCGGCCCTGCCACAGATGAGCGAACTCGCACTCAAGCGCAACAACGAAAACCGCGCGCTCACGGCCGTCGATACGGTGCAGAGCGTCTACGGGCTCGACGGCACGGGCGTGAAGGCGCTGATCTATGACGGCGGGCGCGCTCGCCTCACACACTCGTTCTACGCCGGACGCATCACCTCGATCGATTCGGCAAGCATCATCTCGCACGCCACGCACGTCGCAGCAACGGTCGGAGGCTCGGGCGCTGTCGGCACGGGAAATCACCGCGGCATGGCACCCAACGCCACGCTGTTCACGGCCGGGTTCCAGACCGATGGCTCCGGGACATTCCTCTATACCAACCCCGGCGACATCGAACTGGACTACGGCAACGCGATCAACAACCACGGCGTGGTGCTGATGAACAACTCGATCGGCACCAACACCGAGACCAATGGCTTCCCCTGCTCTATTCAGGGGGATTACGGCATCACCGATGTCGTGATCGACAGCATCGCACGAGGATCGATCGGGCCCGCGCCGATCATCGTCTGGGCAGCCGGCAATGAACGCCAGGGAACGCGCTGCAATGTCGAGGGTTACGGCTCGTACTACTCCTCCGCCCCGCCCGCTGGCGCCAAGAACCACCTGTGCATCGGTGCGGTCAACGCCAACAACGACTCGATGACGTCGTTCAGTTCGTGGGGCCCCACCGACGACGGACGCCTCAAGCCCGACTTTGTCGCGCCCGGGTGCCAGTCCAACGGTGACGGAGGCGTCACGAGCGCCTCATCATCGAGCGACACCGCCACGAGCGTCTCGTGCGGCACCTCGATGGCATCGCCCACGGCCTGCGGCATCGTCGCGCTCATGCTTCAGGACTATCGCATTCAGTTCCCCGGCCGCAACGATCCGCTCTCCTCGACTGTCAAGGCGCTGCTCGCGCACACCGCGGTCGATCTGGGCAACCCCGGGCCTGACTATCAGTTCGGCTACGGCTCGATCCGCGCGACCAGCGCGATCGACCACATGCGGCTCGACTCGCATCAGGAAGTCGACATCGAGAACGGCGAGGTGCGTTCGTTCTTCTTTACGGTCAATCCGGGAGAGACTTCGGTCAAGGTCACCGCGGCATGGCCTGATGTTCCTGCAGCCGCGAACGCGACAGTCGCACTGATCAACGATGTGGATATCCGCCTGGTCTCGCCAAGCGGTGTGGTGTTCCAGCCTTGGACACTCAACCCGCTCAATCCATCGGCGGCTGCGGTGCGCACGACGCCCAACCGCCGCGACAACATCGAGCAGGTGCTCGTGGACAATCCGGAACCCGGGCAGTGGCGGTGCGAGGTCGTCGGGCACTCGATCCCGAGCGGGCCTCAGGTCGTGTCGCTCGTCGGGCCTGGCGGCATGATGGAGCGCGGCGTGCGTATTCTCGTCTCGACCGTACCGTCGCTGGTCGATCCGGGCACGACGCTCACGGCCGACGTCACGATTCTCGTGGTCGAAGACGCGCTCGTTCCAAACTCCGCGATGCTGCACGCACGCAACAGCGGCGGCTCGTTCATCTCGACGCCTTTGAGCAGTCTTGGCGGTAACGCCTACTCGGGCCAGTTGCCTATGGCACTGTGCGAGAATCCGATGGAGTTCTTCGTGACGGCCGAAGGCGTCACGGCGGGCATTGTGTCAGCGCCGGCCGGCGGCGAGAACAACCCGTTCAGCGTGACCGCAGGCAACTTCAACGTCGCCTTTGCCGACAACTTCAACACCAATCTCGGCTGGACCGTGACCAACTCGGGCGGCCTGACCGACGGAGCCTGGGAACGCGCGATTCCTGTCACCGGCGATGCATGGGCTTCGCCGACCAGCGACTACGACGGCTCGGGGTGGTGCTATGTCACCGCCAACCGCAACGGCAACTCCGACGTGGACAACGGCTCCACCACGCTCACCAGCCCCGTCTTTGACGCCACCGGTGGCGATGCCTATCTCTCATACGCACGCTGGTTCCACAACACCTACGGCGCCAACCCCGGCATCGATGTGTTCGTCGTCGAAATCTCGAACAACGACGGCGCGTCGTGGCAGAATCTCGAAACCGTCGGGCCGACCGGGTCGCAAAGTTCGGGCGGGTGGTTCCATGTGAGTCATCGCGTGGCCGATGTCATCACGCCCACCAGCACGATGCGCGTGCGGTTCGTTGCGTCGGATCTTGGGCCCCAGGCGTATGTCGAGGCTGCGGTCGATGCGTTTGCGATCACCAGTTTCGATTGTGAGAATCCGATCAGCAAGTGTGATGTGGATCTGACCGGAGACGGCATGCTCGACTTCTTTGACGTGCAGGCATTCCTCGCGCTGTTCGCAGCCGAGGATCCGGCGGCTGATTTCAACAACGATGGCGAGTTCAACTTCTTCGATGTGCAGGGCTTCCTCGCGGCATTCAGCAAGGGTTGCCCGTAA